The Labrus mixtus chromosome 16, fLabMix1.1, whole genome shotgun sequence genome window below encodes:
- the hivep1 gene encoding zinc finger protein 40 isoform X2 → MPRTKQNHPKNLKDKIEEAQKELKDPKGPQKGTSEREQRNAENIKGLKRKKVVAENRLEKIPKSPVKKPLQLKTSEAVPHGAPSRQSTTSRCSSSNSPSHKPSTSPSGKGERQYAQPITASPSEGSSSTGSERLKPEETSSRLPALDSTDGGQSSLITATESQPKDNKSPSLEGDPYHSSASLDVLLKAMEPDFSTLAERKHSLHATGKPASNFKAQHSGELTTMPAVNVGLRTQPPHMQTYYIDKQGNFIGISAPLQGNVQTSTQGTPMQSSQLATPHFMPVASNPEKPSLHMSFNTGPSTITHAPVPSGSNALPQSQPPVVQTCQSLSASVPSTIQVPVTPGSNQVQMTTVMNFGAEQVYKDQKPKKPGKYVCEYCSRPCAKPSVLLKHIRSHTGERPYPCVTCGFSFKTKSNLYKHKKSHAHAIKLGLIARSESGGGSLSQESDKALGTHSEAEESGDSDEESSTADLDPDSSQSSVAALSENSLQSAGSAQASHREADSSTAFESNKLAPGQKAHEPKVTAALPKVVVYPVNVSPMRADSPRVTGAAPEQAAAQRQREFQTANLRSSITVLSSLKEVDGTNTSLDTVSEDEDLQCKSPMLGGHAQLQRQQATDFSQQQQMKCLLSPRSLGSTDSGYFSRSESADQAMSPPSPFVKITPPVDIDITKNSLPNVAPVVNTVMHVVAEQKSRATEGQMRPPLEVKALSLEERISKLISDNEAVVDNKQLDSVKPRRTSLSRRGSIDSPKSYIFKDSFQFDLKPIGRRSSSSSDIPKSPFTPTDKSKPVFLLSVPSQYPPMDCLPITRSNSMPTTPGHSNLPINVPPLPHPLRICQSFDEKISSLNDDVFSSAPSTPNPAIHSRTLVRQAAVEDSSTSEGHGLHTVRSMDEGYHGQSSSTELMQRSRSFEHSQDRNKKPQQNKGTMYECETCRNRYRKLENFETHKKFYCSELHGPKNKPVSVKETDQDVFHVNMQPIVSRSTSGPGILDQQTSIRKRRKMKSVGDEDDQSPTDTIPPCSVSFELPSVLASQTFSQHNVIVDIQPKNSQTKLPQIQLVARGLNTSESRLSPIRETQICTSTKGELQRQGSGTSVIRHTNSLSRPNSFETDSIDRASPVDGMEKDPLNKLKTDAKANVTVDSYHEKIAKPKSVDYEKQLKEQCCDGSVGDVDENSTPVHHSRLVRQNNIQVPEILVTEEPDREHETHTIEQADKPTDQFSWPQRSESLSKVPAEKLPPKKKRIRLAQMDQSSGESSFESNLSRSLSRDSSLSRCSSVSASFDREETSRSESPSRGECFSKVQEPQGLPTVFNTLGVPGIMRRAASEQITCTQPSVEISCDYRSKSFDCGNVSPSRSLSPVGQHKSGQISQAPQVPLIERRRGPLVRQMSLKIGPESQQPVRKVVIPIDKPATSNVSSLTQNRGHQIHIANRQTMAQPFILRTGELPLQNNEQIVQSIHLGSLTQQPQVHGLPHPWHQTSRVQICQKLQQPQSQILVCRQNIQNKPADSEEKKSFVPKYQLTSPALRASQTFSFANTQATQIALPVLTIPIASPVLSISKSSDVRTNVYVAQPNQQASEIKTQTIVLSGEQQKDLFDQTQAGAIPLPQILITHEQMHPALSVSNKNSLLSSHSVDSDTQTLPTVKDRTPTVSTHMHSGERAPSLGSLHCTQKLASVTLCPQHEPTASSKRMLSPANSLDIYMEKHQKRAKDEHGVACLTDGRSVSYLNSKMSEVTRQRKLTLVRQVCTTEPVDSPIETEAPPLPQVKTDGEKESEATDEVKPMSPDSTGLEKHTSTVIHEEEGPTQKSTTCSQVNSMPVSNSLKPQEKVDEQRWSPAKSPIRPSSFHGGQMKLTTSVSVVNTKDSHRLSFPSLKTATTFTWCFLMKRKPLHVPQTDLKTSAYAVWSVSPNNPNPLGLPTKVVMSLFDSKQSSKKMHYTSAITTSKKSDILSYSGKLKDVMPKVPITQKSNSAETRNKVTPEPQASNESDKDVASKTEPRRVKIFDGGYKSNEEYVYVRGRGRGKYICEECGIRCKKPSMLRKHIRTHSDVRPYHCVHCNFSFKTKGNLTKHMKSKAHSKKCMEMGVPEGLIEDQDAEDSGDPSQVSSADRQDSDGDDSDGPDDEDDNEEEEEDSQAESGLSTNPSVSASPQHIPCKEAEVPPSALLAQMSISSVSLSLSQPRAPESHAQDSDSVPMMSPVSLSKQICISGSFYSHTPFPYSPPPVAATSDSYTSDTESVHMMSPVSPCRQMSIDYPDFEVPPSPPVPGKGSKLGQDISSAPPPAVATSEPGVPVDRGTQTSFYASQGLMNFPPQGLSHTPGAQTQTHLFSHLPLHSQQPSRPSYSMVPVGGIQLVPAGLAAYSTFLPIQAGPVQLTIPAVSVIHRNTSPLPAPNTPPLPDGVHTQPLVMQEPLSSVLPCFPLGQVTGLQSQTLQPLGLETLNLMGLTNTGLASTQLLSQQGLTLNATLGLQVLAANPTSQSSTGPQTHGLQILNFALPAIIPSLSPLSTLSPLPGPSERQGSPEAAGPQPFQSEQCLGSLQSCTPGSSPAHSKVSSSPEPISGSRASAGGNGGELTQTIKRGEKDESSQKHPPLAAESREHPAQKSPAEAASDHAHPRTRPVNSWQSVNEDYNEVSSDDEDRLVIAT, encoded by the exons ATAAAATTGAAGAGgcacaaaaagagctgaaagacCCCAAAGGCCCACAGAAAG GGACATCTGAAAGAGaacaaagaaatgcagaaaacatAAAAGGCCTGAAGAGGAAAAAGGTTGTTGCAGAGAATCGGCTGGAAAAAATTCCCAAATCACCAGTCAAGAAGCCCCTACAGTTGAAAACTTCTGAAGCTGTGCCCCACGGAGCACCGTCCAGGCAAAGTACAACTTCTCGCTGTTCCTCTTCCAACAGCCCTTCCCACAAACCTTCAACATCCCCCAGCGGGAAAGGAGAACGACAATATGCCCAACCGATTACAGCATCCCCAAGCGAGGGGTCATCATCAACCGGCAGTGAAAGGCTGAAGCCGGAGGAAACGTCTTCTAGACTGCCAGCACTTGATTCCACTGATGGTGGACAGAGCTCTTTGATTACTGCTACAGAATCTCAGCCTAAAGACAACAAGAGCCCCAGCTTAGAGGGAGATCCTTACCACAGCAGTGCTTCACTTGATGTTTTACTTAAGGCCATGGAGCCTGACTTTAGTACACTGGCTGAGAGGAAACACTCCTTGCATGCCACTGGAAAACCAGCCTCCAACTTTAAAGCTCAACATAGTGgagaattaacaacaatgccaGCTGTTAACGTTGGTCTCCGGACCCAACCTCCTCATATGCAGACTTATTATATTGACAAACAAGGCAACTTCATTGGCATTTCAGCACCACTACAAGGAAATGTGCAGACATCTACACAGGGTACCCCCATGCAGTCGTCTCAGCTTGCCACACCGCACTTTATGCCTGTTGCATCAAATCCTGAAAAACCTAGCTTGCACATGAGCTTTAATACTGGACCATCCACCATAACTCATGCACCTGTTCCTTCGGGCTCCAATGCTTTGCCACAAAGCCAACCACCAGTTGTGCAGACATGCCAGTCACTTTCAGCAAGTGTTCCAAGCACCATTCAGGTGCCAGTAACACCTGGCAGCAACCAAGTTCAGATGACCACTGTAATGAACTTTGGTGCTGAACAGGTTTACAAAGACCAAAAGCCCAAGAAGCCAGGAAAGTATGTTTGCGAATACTGCAGCCGGCCATGTGCAAAACCCAGTGTGCTGCTCAAACACATAAGGTCACACACGGGAGAGAGACCGTACCCCTGTGTTACTTGTGGCTTTTCTTTCAAAACCAAGAGCAACTTGTACAAGCACAAGAAATCACATGCTCATGCTATAAAGCTGGGTCTCATTGCGCGCTCTGAATCTGGAGGTGGGTCACTATCTCAAGAATCCGACAAAGCACTTGGTACACATTCAGAGGCAGAAGAGAGTGGGGACAGTGATGAGGAAAGTAGCACCGCAGATTTGGACCCTGACTCATCACAGAGCAGTGTTGCAGCTTTGTCTGAAAATAGTTTGCAAAGTGCAGGTTCAGCTCAAGCAAGCCACAGAGAGGCTGACTCATCGACTGCGTTTGAGTCAAACAAACTCGCCCCTGGTCAGAAGGCTCATGAGCCCAAAGTGACAGCTGCACTACCAAAAGTTGTTGTATACCCAGTTAATGTCTCCCCTATGAGGGCAGATAGTCCAAGAGTTACAGGTGCAGCACCTGAGCAAGCTGCTGCACAACGTCAAAGAGAGTTCCAGACTGCTAACCTGAGATCAAGCATCACAGTATTGTCATCTCTGAAAGAAGTGGATGGTACAAACACCTCCCTAGATACTGTGAGTGAAGATGAAGACCTACAGTGCAAGTCTCCAATGTTAGGTGGTCATGCTCAGCTTCAGAGGCAACAAGCCACAGACTTTTCTCAACAGCAACAGATGAAGTGTCTTCTTAGTCCCCGCAGTTTGGGAAGTACGGATTCTGGGTACTTCTCGCGTTCTGAAAGCGCTGACCAAGCAATGAGTCCTCCCAGTCCATTTGTTAAGATAACTCCCCCAGTAGATATTGACATTACCAAGAATAGTCTTCCCAATGTTGCTCCTGTGGTTAACACAGTTATGCATGTAGTAGCTGAGCAAAAGTCAAGGGCCACAGAGGGACAGATGCGTCCACCATTAGAAGTCAAAGCACTCTCTCTGGAAGAACGAATTTCAAAGTTGATATCTGACAATGAGGCAGTGGTTGACAATAAGCAGCTGGACAGTGTAAAGCCAAGGAGGACTTCTCTCTCAAGGAGAGGTAGCATAGACTCCCCTAAATCCTACATATTTAAAGACTCTTTTCAATTTGATCTTAAACCAATTGGGAGGAGGTCAAGTTCCAGCTCAGACATTCCTAAGTCCCCATTCACTCCCACCGATAAATCAAAGCCAGTATTTCTTCTCTCTGTACCTTCCCAATATCCACCAATGGATTGTTTGCCAATAACAAGAAGTAACTCAATGCCTACTACACCAGGACACTCTAATCTTCCCATTAATGTCCCCCCCCTTCCCCACCCTTTGCGAATTTGTCAGTCATTTGACGAAAAAATTAGTTCATTGAATGATGATGTATTTTCATCAGCCCCATCAACCCCAAATCCAGCAATACATTCTCGTACCTTGGTCAGACAGGCAGCAGTGGAGGACTCTTCCACAAGTGAGGGGCATGGCCTTCATACTGTCCGCTCCATGGACGAGGGCTATCATGGCCAAAGTAGTTCCACAGAACTAATGCAAAGAAGTAGATCTTTTGAGCACAGtcaggacagaaacaaaaagcctCAACAGAATAAAGGTACAATGTATGAATGTGAAACTTGTCGTAACAGGTACAGAAAGTTGGAGAATTTTGAAACTCACAAGAAATTCTATTGCTCTGAGCTTCATGGTCCAAAAAACAAGCCAGTCAGTGTAAAAGAAACTGACCAAGATGTTTTTCACGTAAACATGCAGCCCATAGTCTCTAGATCAACAAGTGGCCCGGGGATACTTGATCAACAGACATCAAttagaaagagaaggaaaatgaaaagtgtTGGAGATGAGGATGATCAATCCCCTACTGACACCATTCCACCCTGTTCCGTAAGTTTTGAGCTACCATCTGTTCTTGCAAGTCAGACTTTCTCTCAGCATAATGTTATTGTGGACATACAGCCtaaaaacagccaaacaaaGCTACCTCAGATTCAACTTGTAGCAAGAGGTCTTAATACTTCAGAATCCAGATTGTCACCAATACGAGAAACCCAGATATGCACCTCTACCAAGGGAGAACTTCAAAGGCAAGGCAGTGGTACTTCAGTTATTAGACACACCAATTCTCTCAGCAGACCAAATTCATTTGAGACAGATTCGATTGACAGGGCCTCTCCTGTTGATGGCATGGAGAAGGATCCCCTAAACAAGCTCAAGACAGATGCAAAAGCAAATGTTACAGTGGACAGTTATCATGAAAAAATAGCCAAACCCAAGAGTGTTGACTATGAAAAACAACTAAAGGAACAGTGCTGTGATGGCTCAGTAGGAGATGTTGATGAAAACTCAACTCCTGTCCATCATTCTCGTCTTGTTCGTCAAAACAACATTCAGGTCCCTGAGATTCTAGTCACCGAGGAACCAGACAGAGAGCATGAAACACATACTATTGAGCAAGCAGATAAGCCTACAGATCAGTTCAGCTGGCCTCAGAGAAGTGAGAGCTTGTCAAAGGTACCAGCGGAGAAACTTCCACCGAAAAAGAAAAGAATTCGTCTGGCTCAAATGGACCAATCCTCAGGTGAATCTAGTTTTGAGTCCAACCTATCAAGGAGCCTGAGCAGGGACAGTAGTCTTTCTCGTTGTTCCAGTGTCTCAGCCTCTtttgacagagaggagacgtCTAGGTCAGAGAGTCCTTCCAGAGGAGAGTGTTTTAGCAAAGTTCAGGAACCTCAAGGTTTGCCTACAGTCTTCAATACCCTTGGTGTGCCTGGAATTATGAGGCGGGCTGCATCTGAACAAATCACTTGTACTCAACCATCCGTTGAGATTTCATGTGACTACCGTAGCAAGTCCTTTGACTGTGGCAATGTGTCCCCCAGCAGATCTCTGTCACCTGTTGGCCAACACAAAAGTGGACAAATCTCACAAGCTCCCCAGGTGCCACTTATTGAAAGGAGGCGAGGGCCTTTAGTCCGTCAAATGTCTTTAAAGATAGGCCCAGAAAGTCAGCAACCTGTCCGGAAGGTTGTCATACCTATAGATAAACCTGCCACTTCAAATgttagctctttaactcagaaTAGAGGCCATCAGATTCACATTGCCAATAGGCAGACCATGGCTCAGCCATTTATTCTGCGTACTGGGGAGCTGCCTTTGCAAAACAACGAGCAAATTGTGCAGAGCATTCATTTGGGTAGTCTAACTCAGCAACCTCAAGTCCATGGCCTTCCGCACCCTTGGCATCAAACTTCAAGGGTTCAAATATGCCAAAagttacaacaaccacagagtCAGATCTTAGTTTGTCGCCAGAATATACAAAACAAACCAGCTGactctgaagaaaagaaaagttttgtGCCCAAATACCAACTAACATCTCCCGCTCTGAGAGCAagccaaacattttcatttgccAACACTCAGGCAACTCAGATTGCCCTACCAGTTTTGACAATACCTATTGCCAGTCCAGTTTTGAGCATTTCAAAGTCTTCAGATGTACGCACAAATGTTTATGTTGCTCAACCAAATCAACAGGCCTCTGAGATTAAGACACAGACCATTGTTCTGTCAGGAGAACAGCAAAAGGACCTATTTGATCAGACCCAAGCAGGTGCTATACCATTGCCTCAGATCCTCATAACTCATGAGCAGATGCaccctgctctctctgtgtcaaataaaaatagccTTCTATCCAGTCACAGTGTAGATAGTGACACTCAAACTCTACCTACTGTAAAGGATAGGACTCCAACAGTTAGCACTCATATGCATTCAGGAGAACGAGCACCTTCCCTTGGGTCTTTACATTGCACTCAGAAACTGGCATCAGTAACTCTATGCCCACAGCACGAACCCACCGCCTCAAGTAAACGAATGCTGTCCCCTGCAAACAGCCTGGACATCTACATGGAAAAACACCAGAAGCGGGCTAAGGATGAGCATGGTGTGGCCTGTTTAACTGATGGAAGGTCAGTCAGCTATCTTAACAGCAAGATGTCAGAGGTTACAAGACAGAGGAAGCTAACACTGGTGAGGCAGGTTTGCACAACCGAGCCAGTGGACAGTCCCATTGAAACCGAGGCCCCACCCCTGCCACAGGTTAAAACGGATGGAGAGAAAGAGTCAGAGGCAACTGATGAAGTTAAGCCAATGTCACCAGACAGTACTGGgctggaaaaacacacaagcactgTTATTCATGAGGAAGAAGGACCTACCCAAAAATCTACAACATGTAGCCAGGTCAACTCCATGCCAGTTAGTAATTCTCTGAAGCCCcaagaaaaagttgatgaaCAGAGATGGTCTCCAGCCAAATCTCCCATTAGGCCCTCCAGTTTCCATGGTGGACAAATGAAACTGACCACATCTGtatctgtggttaacacaaagGACAGTCATCGCCTTTCTTTCCCCAGCCTGAAAACTGCCACCACATTTACCTGGTGTTTCCTAATGAAGAGGAAACCTCTTCATGTTCCACAGACTGACCTGAAGACTTCAGCATATGCTGTCTGGTCAGTCAGCCCCAACAACCCCAACCCACTTGGATTGCCCACTAAGGTGGTCATGTCTCTTTTTGACTCCAAGCAGAGCTCCAAGAAAATGCACTACACCTCGGCTATAACAACGAGCAAGAAATCTGATATCCTGTCTTACTCAGGCAAGCTGAAAGATGTCATGCCAAAG GTGCCAATAACCCAGAAGTCGAATTCAGCTGAAACCAGAAATAAAGTGACACCTGAACCTCAGGCAAGCAACGAGTCGGACAAGGACGTGGCATCTAAAACGGAACCAAGACGAGTCAAAATATTTGATGGCGg ATATAAATCTAATGAGGAGTATGTTTATGTACGTGGACGTGGACGTGGTAAATACATCTGTGAGGAATGTGGGATCCGCTGCAAGAAGCCCAGCATGCTGCGCAAACATATCCGCACCCACTCCGACGTCCGGCCATACCACTGTGTCCACTGTAACTTCTCCTTCAAGACAAAAG GGAATCTGACCAAGCACATGAAATCCAAGGCCCACAGTAAGAAATGCATGGAGATGGGGGTTCCCGAGGGTCTCATCGAGGATCAGGATGCAGAGGACTCAG GAGACCCTAGTCAGGTGAGCAGTGCTGACCGTCAGGATTCAGACGGCGATGACTCCGACGGCCCTGATGATGAGGATGAcaacgaggaggaagaggaggacagccAGGCAGAGTCCGGCCTCTCCACCAACCCCTCGGTCTCCGCCAGCCCGCAGCACATCCCCTGCAAAGAGGCCGAAGTCCCTCCTAGCGCCCTCCTAGCCCAGATGTCGATAAGCTCcgtctccctatctctctcccaGCCCCGAGCTCCTGAATCCCACGCACAAGACTCAGACTCTGTCCCCATGATGAGCCCCGTGTCCCTGAGCAAGCAGATATGCATCTCGGGCTCTTTCTACAGCCACACACCCTTCCCTTACTCTCCTCCACCCGTCGCCGCCACATCCGACTCCTACACCTCAGACACCGAGTCGGTGCACATGATGAGCCCGGTGTCGCCGTGCAGGCAGATGTCCATCGACTACCCTGACTTTGAGGTCCCCCCTAGTCCCCCCGTGCCAGGCAAGGGCTCCAAGCTAGGCCAG gatATCTCCTCtgcccctcctcctgctgtggCTACCAGTGAACCAGGTGTTCCAGTGGACCGGGGGACTCAGACCTCCTTCTATGCTTCACAGGGTCTCATGAACTTCCCTCCACAGGGTCTCTCCCACACACCTGGAGCACAGACCCAAACCCACCTGTTCAGCCACCTGCCCTTGCACTCCCAGCAGCCTTCTCGCCCCTCTTACAGCATGGTCCCAGTAGGGGGGATCCAGCTGGTGCCTGCTGGCCTGGCGGCCTATTCCACCTTCTTACCGATACAGGCCGGTCCCGTCCAACTCACCATTCCGGCGGTGAGCGTCATTCACAGAAACACGAGCCCCTTACCAGCTCCCAACACTCCTCCCCTACCAGACGGCGTGCACACCCAGCCCCTTGTGATGCAAGAGCCTCTCAGTAGTGTTCTGCCCTGCTTCCCCTTAGGGCAGGTCACCGGTCTGCAGTCTCAAACATTACAACCATTAGGTCTGGAGACACTTAACCTCATGGGGCTTACCAACACAGGCCTGGCATCCACACAGCTGCTCTCCCAGCAAGGGCTCACCCTAAACGCCACCCTCGGTCTTCAGGTTTTGGCTGCCAATCCCACTTCCCAAAGCAGCACTGGACCCCAGACGCATGGTCTGCAGATACTTAACTTTGCTCTGCCCGCCATCATTCCCTCGCTCAGCCCTCTCTCCACCTTGAGTCCTCTACCGGGGCCCTCGGAGAGGCAGGGAAGCCCTGAAGCCGCAGGACCACAGCCATTTCAAAGCGAACAATGTCTTGGTTCTTTACAGAGCTGCACGCCtggctcatcacctgcccattCAAAGGTGAGCAGCTCACCAGAACCAATCTCAGGCAGCAGGGCGAGTGCTGGAGGTAACGGTGGAGAGCTCACACAGACTatcaagagaggagaaaaggatgAATCCTCTCAGAAACATCCGCCACTAGCTGCTGAGAGCCGAGAACACCCGGCTCAAAAGTCACCGGCTGAAGCAGCCAGTGATCATGCACATCCAAGAACTCGGCCGGTGAACAGCTGGCAGAGCGTAAACGAGGACTATAATGAGGTGTCCAGTGATGATGAAGACAGACTGGTCATTGCCACCTGA